In the Anaerolineae bacterium genome, ACGCCTTCACTGCCCCGACGCCTGCGCCCCCGGGAACGCCTGACCCTGATGATTTTGGGCGACGTGCTGTTCGCGGGGGTGGCGCTGGTGGCTTCGTTGTATATCTGGACCTTCGGCACCCCGGATTTCTTGTTCCCCTTGCCGGGCCGAGTGTGGCGCTCCATCCCCCTCTGGTACTATCTGCTCCCCTTATTCTGGGTGGTGTTGTTGGTGGATTCCTATGACTGGCGCACGGCCAGTCACTGGAAGCGCACAGCCCGCGCCGTGGTCGTGGCCGCTGTGGGCGGCCTGGTCCTGTATTTGGTGGTGTACTTTACCTTCCCTCCGCGTTCTTTACCGCGCAAGGGGGTGGCCGGCTTTTTCCTGGTGGCCACGCTGCTTACCCTAGCCTGGCGAGGGTTCTTCATTCGGGTGTTTACGGCGCCCCCTCTGCTGCGCCGGGTGTTGGTGGTGGGCGCAGGCCGGGCCGGACAGACGCTGCTCAAAGTGTATCGCAAGATGCAGCCCCCGCCCTTCTTCCTGGTGGGCTTTGTGGACGACGACCCCCAAAAGCAAGATATGAGCCTGGATGGCTTCCATGTGTTGGGCACCGGCGAGGATTTGTTGGCCTTGATTCAACAGTATGCGGTGACCGATGTGGTGGTCGCCATTACCGGCGAAATCCGGGGCCGCACCTTTCAGGCAGTGTTGGACGCTTACGAGATGGGCGTGGAAGTCACGCGGATGCCCATTATGTACGAAGAGTTGTTGGGGCGGGTGCCCATCCACCATCTGGAGGCCGACTGGATTCTGCGTTCGTTCATCGACGAGGCCCGGGTGAGCACTTTTTACGAAATCGCCAAACGGGGGCTGGACATCCTCGGCGGCCTACTCGGCTCGTGCATTACCGTGGCCTTGTTCCCTTTTATTGCGCTGGCTATCTATCTGGAAAGCGGCAGCCCGGTGTTGTTCAGGCAGCTGCGTGTGGGCCGGGGGGGGCGGATTTTCTACATCCTCAAGTTCCGCACCATGCGTTCCGCTTCTCCCGACGAGGAGCAGGGCAAGTGGGCAGACGACGATGCCCACCGCATCACCAAAGTGGGCGCTTTCCTGCGCAAAACCCATCTGGACGAGTTCCCT is a window encoding:
- a CDS encoding sugar transferase produces the protein MMDSSTPSLPRRLRPRERLTLMILGDVLFAGVALVASLYIWTFGTPDFLFPLPGRVWRSIPLWYYLLPLFWVVLLVDSYDWRTASHWKRTARAVVVAAVGGLVLYLVVYFTFPPRSLPRKGVAGFFLVATLLTLAWRGFFIRVFTAPPLLRRVLVVGAGRAGQTLLKVYRKMQPPPFFLVGFVDDDPQKQDMSLDGFHVLGTGEDLLALIQQYAVTDVVVAITGEIRGRTFQAVLDAYEMGVEVTRMPIMYEELLGRVPIHHLEADWILRSFIDEARVSTFYEIAKRGLDILGGLLGSCITVALFPFIALAIYLESGSPVLFRQLRVGRGGRIFYILKFRTMRSASPDEEQGKWADDDAHRITKVGAFLRKTHLDEFPQFFNVLRGEMSLVGPRPEQPSLVAELEKRIPFYRARLLVKPGVTGWAQINYGYVATVYETEVKLEYDLYYIKHRGMLFDLVIILRTLGTIIGGKGR